From a region of the Solanum stenotomum isolate F172 chromosome 2, ASM1918654v1, whole genome shotgun sequence genome:
- the LOC125856398 gene encoding uncharacterized protein LOC125856398 has translation MHSVIVYMYTIFWFLICVAIGSESINSEFSTKSSLDSLLQEYAFKALLWPKTKTGTAYEGTVPSNLSGIKISALMLRRDSLKWRGYGYYHEFLIPTGITVEPYVTRIVLVYQNLGNWSSFYYPLPIGYIYQTPILGILTYDAMDMCAKNKSQLQIHPLENPVDIKFSDVTSESESESEESSLKCVYFDSNNSIEFSNVTNGNICSTRKQGHFAVVAEVNVAPSPAPSADDGNDHRIITSEVWTISLGFLGFAFLGVLFVFAQNCILVETRPLFLEDSAAIIVPLLTEVPVAEEAPYRSSSENDYAIRPLPENDYMAQIN, from the coding sequence ATGCATTCAGTAATTGTTTATATGTACACAATTTTTTGGTTTCTTATTTGTGTTGCGATTGGATCTGAATCAATTAATTCGGAATTTTCAACAAAAAGTTCTCTCGATTCTTTACTTCAAGAATATGCTTTCAAGGCATTATTATGGCCAAAAACAAAAACAGGTACTGCTTATGAAGGAACTGTTCCTTCTAACTTGTCTGGGATTAAAATATCCGCGCTGATGCTTCGAAGAGATAGCTTAAAATGGAGAGGATATGGTTATTATCATGAATTTCTTATCCCAACTGGAATCACTGTAGAGCCTTATGTAACAAGAATCGTTCTTGTCTATCAAAATCTTGGTAATTGGTCGTCTTTTTATTATCCTTTACCTATTGGTTACATTTATCAAACACCAATTTTGGGTATTTTGACTTACGATGCGATGGATATGTGTGCCAAAAATAAATCACAATTGCAAATCCATCCATTGGAAAATCCTGTAGACATCAAGTTCAGTGATGTAACGTCTGAGTCTGAGTCTGAGTCAGAGGAGTCTTCGCTCAAGTGTGTTTATTTTGACTCGAATAATTCCATCGAGTTTAGTAATGTGACTAATGGTAATATATGTTCAACGAGAAAACAGGGACATTTTGCTGTTGTTGCTGAAGTGAATGTTGCTCCTAGCCCCGCTCCTTCTGCTGATGATGGAAATGATCATCGAATAATCACGTCTGAGGTCTGGACTATTTCATTGGGTTTTTTAGGTTTCGCATTTTTGGGAGTATTATTTGTTTTCGCGCAAAATTGTATATTAGTTGAAACAAGACCGCTATTTTTGGAAGATTCAGCAGCAATAATTGTACCATTACTTACTGAGGTGCCAGTCGCAGAGGAAGCTCCGTACAGATCTTCGTCGGAGAACGATTACGCGATTAGGCCGTTGCCGGAGAACGATTATATGGCTCAAATTAATTGA
- the LOC125855734 gene encoding uncharacterized protein LOC125855734 yields the protein MAPQHFSNILLILLLASSFISAHSSTRRILKLDINDDDSLQPIKKKSISINPQPIKKKSNSNSLSSSNNQTKLIKSTTASSKNQTKLSLSDSVSVSTKNKTKLTPEEKLALKSQLKKLNSTSTKSSDLSKITSSLPKNKTTTTNESKSKNPTKSQSSPNKTTKKATTQKPYWLKNDEDDLISDLTDLPSKFQETLLPDLEKISKTSKVYLNKANKQITNNFKPIVGNKYASTIASITSFTFILIPLVLVSLIFNKIKAYFSLQRLLIFIQVYLSIYFSILCLSSLLTGLEPLKFFYATSQSTYICLQLLQTLAYVLYLLMLLMYLVLVFSTDTGPVTKMIGLTQTFVGFAVGLHYYMTVFHKAVLRQPPKTSWRIHAIYATCFLLICLLNRAEKMKKTYLQEGGEEGKMN from the coding sequence ATGGCTCCACAACACTTTTCTAACATACTTTTAATACTCTTACTAGCTTCTTCATTCATTTCTGCTCATTCATCAACAAGAAGAATATTGAAACTAGACATTAATGATGATGATTCTCTTCAACCAATTAAGAAGAAATCCATTTCAATCAATCCTCAACCAATCAAGAAGAAATCCAATTCAAATTCACTTTCCAGTTCCAACAATCAAACCAAACTCATCAAATCCACTACTGCCTCTTCCAAGAACCAAACAAAACTTTCTTTATCTGATTCAGTTTCTGTTTCTACCAAGAACAAAACCAAACTCACCCCAGAAGAGAAACTTGCACTAAAATCCCAATTGAAAAAACTCAATTCCACTTCCACCAAATCCTCAGATCTATCCAAAATCACCTCTTCTTTGCCCAAGAACAAAACAACCACCACAAATGAATCCAAATCCAAAAACCCAACAAAATCCCAATCATCTCCAAACAAAACTACAAAGAAAGCAACAACACAGAAGCCCTATTGGCTAAAAAATGATGAAGATGACTTAATCTCTGATCTTACTGACTTACCATCAAAATTCCAAGAAACCCTTTTACCAGATTtagaaaaaatctcaaaaacctCAAAAGTCTACCTCAACAAAGCCAACAAACAAATCACCAACAACTTCAAACCCATTGTAGGCAACAAATATGCATCCACAATAGCCTCAATAACTTCATTCACCTTCATTCTAATCCCTCTAGTTCTTGTCTCCCTcattttcaacaaaatcaaagcTTATTTTTCACTCCAAAGACTCTTAATCTTCATCCAAGTTTATCTCTCAATTTACTTCTCCATTCTCTGCCTTTCTTCTCTACTCACTGGGTTAGAACCGCTGAAGTTTTTCTACGCTACATCGCAGTCCACCTACATTTGCCTACAGCTCCTTCAAACTCTCGCTTATGTGTTGTACCTTTTGATGCTATTGATGTACCTCGTCTTAGTATTCTCAACGGATACTGGGCCGGTTACGAAAATGATTGGGCTGACCCAAACTTTTGTGGGCTTTGCTGTTGGGCTTCATTATTATATGACGGTGTTTCATAAGGCTGTGCTACGTCAGCCTCCTAAGACTAGTTGGAGAATTCATGCTATTTATGCCACGTGTTTTCTTTTGATATGTCTCTTAAATAGAgctgaaaaaatgaagaaaacttACTTACAAGAAGGTGGTGAAGAGGGTAAAATGAACTag